The following proteins are encoded in a genomic region of Phragmites australis chromosome 9, lpPhrAust1.1, whole genome shotgun sequence:
- the LOC133929472 gene encoding thaumatin-like protein 1, whose protein sequence is MPATLAEFTFDGAGGKDFYHVNLVDGYNLPMLVQAAAPGCLVDLNERCPSELRASDGRACRSASEAFGRPEYCCNGAYSNPNTCHPSQYSQLFKSACPKSYSYAYDDATSTFTCNHTDYAITFCPRSTPSRMGEESGKIQTFR, encoded by the exons ATGCCAGCCACGCTCGCAGAGTTCACCTtcgacggcgccggcggcaaGGACTTCTACCACGTCAACCTCGTCGACGGATACAACCTGCCCATGCTCGTGCAGGCGGCCGCGCCCGGCTGCCTCGTCGACCTCAACGAGCGCTGCCCCTCCGAGCTTCGCGCCAGCGACGGCCGCGCTTGCCGCAGCGCCTCTGAGGCCTTCGGCCGCCCTGAGTATTGCTGCAACGGCGCCTACAGCAACCCCAACACCTGCCACCCCTCACAGTACTCGCAGCTCTTCAAGTCGGCGTGCCCCAAGTCCTACAGCTACGCCTACGACGacgccacctccaccttcacctgcAACCACACCGACTACGCCATCACCTTCTGCCCGCGATCCACTCCATCCAG GATGGGAGAAGAATCTGGCAAAATACAGACTTTCAGGTAA
- the LOC133929471 gene encoding Bowman-Birk type bran trypsin inhibitor-like, with product MAMATSILLFLLAGLAAAHGEVDTANNIRLPSDGKTVGRPGKPWGKCCDNIEMSPLRIFPPLYRCNDEVKQCNDECKECVEAPGAFPRGAFVCGDWYQTTNPGPLCTERPWGKCCDKAVCFESLPPICRCMDKVKQCAAACKKCKRVKSSEPPRYVCLDQFKGEPGPQCTPHTWN from the coding sequence ATGGCCATGGCTACTTCcatccttctcttcctcctcgccggcctcgccgccgcccacgGCGAGGTGGACACAGCCAACAACATCCGTCTCCCCAGCGACGGCAAAACCGTGGGCCGTCCCGGTAAACCGTGGGGGAAATGTTGCGACAACATCGAGATGTCCCCGCTGCGGATTTTCCCTCCGTTGTACCGTTGCAACGACGAGGTCAAGCAGTGCAACGACGAGTGCAAGGAGTGCGTGGAGGCGCCGGGGGCTTTCCCTCGTGGCGCCTTCGTCTGCGGCGACTGGTACCAGACGACTAACCCGGGCCCCTTGTGCACGGAGAGGCCGTGGGGGAAATGCTGCGACAAGGCCGTCTGTTTCGAGTCGTTGCCTCCGATCTGCCGCTGCATGGACAAGGTGAAGCAATGCGCCGCCGCCTGCAAGAAGTGCAAGCGGGTGAAGTCGTCGGAGCCTCCTCGCTACGTCTGCCTCGACCAGTTCAAGGGCGAGCCTGGGCCCCAGTGCACACCCCACACGTGGAACTAG